One Pseudomonadota bacterium genomic region harbors:
- the metK gene encoding methionine adenosyltransferase yields MSEFLFTSESVSEGHPDKVCDQISDAILDACLKDDLRSRVACETMVKTGMAVIAGEITTRTYVDMPTIVRDTIREIGYNDSSMGFDANTCAVLTAIEKQSPDISQGVTKGKGLFKDQGAGDQGMMFGYACTDTKELMPLPISLAHRLMKNLAKLRKEGAVDFLRPDSKSQVTVRYRDGLPAAVETVVVSTQHTESVSHKTLTDWVRENVILPTIPAKLVPKDLKIFVNPTGRFVNGGPYADAGVTGRKIIVDTYGGMGAHGGGAFSGKDPSKVDRSAAYYARYAAKNIVAAGLATRCQVQLAYAIGVAQPVSVLVQTFGTGAVPEDRIGKYLQKHFDMRPAAIIEQLDLLRPIYKQTAAYGHFGRTGKTFTWERTDRAAELAAALLK; encoded by the coding sequence ATGAGCGAGTTCCTCTTCACTTCCGAGTCCGTGTCCGAGGGCCACCCGGACAAGGTGTGCGATCAGATATCCGACGCGATCCTCGACGCGTGCCTCAAGGACGACTTGAGGTCGCGCGTGGCGTGCGAGACGATGGTGAAGACGGGCATGGCCGTCATCGCCGGCGAGATCACGACGCGGACGTACGTCGACATGCCGACCATCGTCCGCGATACGATCCGCGAGATCGGCTACAACGACTCGTCGATGGGTTTCGACGCCAACACCTGCGCGGTGCTCACGGCGATCGAGAAGCAATCGCCCGACATCTCCCAGGGAGTCACCAAGGGCAAGGGCCTCTTCAAGGACCAGGGCGCCGGAGACCAGGGGATGATGTTCGGCTACGCGTGCACCGACACCAAGGAGCTGATGCCGCTGCCGATCTCCCTCGCGCACAGGCTGATGAAGAACCTCGCCAAGCTGCGCAAGGAGGGCGCCGTCGACTTCCTCCGCCCGGACTCGAAGAGCCAGGTGACCGTGCGCTACCGCGACGGCCTGCCCGCGGCCGTCGAGACCGTGGTCGTGTCCACGCAGCACACGGAGTCGGTCTCCCACAAGACGCTGACCGACTGGGTGCGGGAGAACGTCATCCTGCCGACCATCCCGGCGAAGCTCGTCCCGAAGGATCTCAAGATCTTCGTGAACCCGACCGGGCGCTTCGTGAACGGCGGCCCGTACGCGGACGCGGGCGTGACCGGCCGGAAGATCATCGTCGACACGTACGGCGGCATGGGCGCCCACGGCGGCGGCGCGTTCTCCGGCAAGGATCCGAGCAAGGTGGACAGGTCGGCCGCGTACTACGCCCGCTACGCCGCGAAGAACATCGTGGCGGCAGGGCTCGCGACGCGCTGCCAGGTCCAGCTCGCCTACGCGATCGGCGTGGCGCAGCCGGTCTCCGTGCTCGTGCAGACGTTCGGCACCGGCGCGGTGCCGGAGGACAGGATCGGGAAGTACTTGCAGAAGCACTTCGACATGCGGCCGGCGGCGATCATCGAGCAGCTCGATCTGCTCCGCCCGATCTACAAGCAGACCGCGGCGTACGGCCACTTCGGGCGGACGGGCAAGACCTTCACCTGGGAGCGCACCGATCGCGCCGCCGAGCTCGCCGCCGCCCTGTTGAAGTAG
- a CDS encoding 4Fe-4S binding protein: MAIPKITKEECTGCEECVEGCPAEAISMKDEVACIDEAECTECGACIDTCPAGAIKEG; encoded by the coding sequence ATGGCTATCCCGAAGATCACGAAGGAAGAGTGCACGGGTTGCGAGGAGTGCGTGGAGGGGTGCCCGGCCGAGGCGATCTCCATGAAGGACGAAGTCGCCTGCATCGACGAGGCCGAGTGCACGGAGTGCGGCGCCTGCATCGACACCTGCCCGGCCGGCGCGATCAAGGAGGGCTGA
- a CDS encoding B12-binding domain-containing radical SAM protein: protein MVEPEKRWLPEHAAIEGEIGTIRRSAPRILALGYPAPYSVAASSLGFQTVYRLLNGAPELACERFFDSPALRPGGTLRTAEGGFPVRGAAAVGFSIACETELARLAALLEAADLEPLASLRGDGDPAVLAGGPLTLLDPRLLAEIADAVVVGDAEEALPALRDAVGSARDKGDLLDRLAAGIPGVWVPSRGSAPPAPAIAPVDLLPAFAAGWSPRAELKDLFLVEAARGCARGCAFCVLSGTGFRPVPAGRVLESIPAGAPGVGLVGAAVTDHPEIEAIVARTVASGKRVSLSSVRADRLTPALAGSLVEGGLRTLTLAADGASERLRRAVHKGLTADDLLRAAAIAARAGIRQLKVYAMVGLPGEEDGDVEELAALLRDLAPGLEVTAAVQAFVPKPGTGLASAAMAPLPDLRRRLDLIKRLTRGRCRLSPTSPRWSWIDWKLAHAGKLAGRIGVAAHRGGGGFAAWKAAIEGHLAP, encoded by the coding sequence GTGGTCGAACCCGAGAAGAGATGGCTCCCCGAGCACGCCGCGATCGAAGGGGAGATCGGCACGATCCGCCGCAGCGCGCCGCGGATCCTCGCGCTCGGCTACCCGGCGCCGTACTCCGTCGCCGCGTCCTCCCTGGGCTTCCAGACCGTCTACCGGCTCCTGAACGGCGCGCCCGAGCTCGCGTGCGAGCGGTTCTTCGACTCCCCCGCGCTGCGGCCCGGAGGCACGCTGCGCACGGCCGAGGGCGGGTTCCCGGTGCGCGGGGCCGCGGCGGTCGGGTTCTCCATCGCCTGCGAGACGGAGCTCGCGCGGCTCGCGGCGCTCCTGGAGGCGGCCGATCTCGAGCCGCTCGCTTCGCTGCGGGGCGACGGAGATCCGGCGGTGCTCGCGGGCGGCCCGCTCACCCTGCTCGATCCGAGGCTGCTCGCCGAGATCGCGGACGCCGTCGTCGTCGGCGACGCGGAGGAGGCGCTGCCGGCGCTTCGCGACGCGGTCGGGAGCGCGCGGGACAAGGGGGATCTGCTCGATCGCCTGGCGGCGGGGATCCCCGGCGTGTGGGTGCCGTCTCGCGGCTCTGCGCCGCCCGCGCCCGCGATCGCGCCCGTCGATCTCCTGCCGGCGTTCGCGGCCGGGTGGTCGCCGCGCGCGGAGCTCAAGGACCTGTTCCTCGTCGAGGCGGCCCGCGGCTGCGCCCGCGGCTGCGCCTTCTGCGTCCTCTCCGGGACGGGGTTCAGGCCGGTTCCGGCGGGCCGGGTCCTCGAGTCGATCCCCGCAGGCGCGCCCGGGGTGGGGCTCGTCGGCGCGGCCGTGACCGATCACCCGGAGATCGAGGCGATCGTCGCGCGGACCGTCGCGTCCGGGAAGCGCGTGTCGCTGTCCAGCGTGCGCGCCGATCGGCTGACGCCGGCGCTCGCCGGGTCGCTCGTCGAAGGCGGGCTGCGGACGCTCACCCTCGCCGCGGACGGCGCGTCCGAGCGGCTCCGCCGCGCGGTCCACAAGGGGCTGACGGCCGACGATCTCCTGCGCGCCGCCGCGATCGCCGCTCGGGCGGGGATCCGCCAGCTCAAGGTCTACGCGATGGTCGGCCTCCCGGGCGAGGAGGACGGCGACGTCGAGGAGCTCGCCGCGCTGCTTCGCGATCTCGCGCCGGGGCTCGAGGTGACCGCGGCCGTCCAGGCGTTCGTGCCCAAGCCCGGGACGGGGCTCGCGTCCGCGGCGATGGCGCCGCTGCCCGACCTGCGACGGCGGCTCGATCTCATCAAGCGGCTGACGCGCGGCCGGTGCCGGTTGAGCCCGACCTCGCCGCGATGGTCCTGGATCGACTGGAAGCTCGCGCACGCCGGGAAGCTCGCCGGGCGGATCGGCGTGGCGGCGCACCGCGGGGGCGGCGGCTTCGCGGCGTGGAAGGCCGCGATCGAGGGGCACCTCGCGCCCTGA
- a CDS encoding ORF6N domain-containing protein, with product MPEESLVPMERVERAIIVLRGQRVILDAELAAMYGVGTREIVQAAQRNPERFPADFVFQLTIQELGFLRSQSVISSSGGHGGRRALPYAFTEQGVAMLSSVLRSPRAVRVNVEIMRTFVRLRRMLQADAGLARKLEELEKRYDAQFRVVFDAIRELMAPLVKQKKRIGFGEG from the coding sequence ATGCCGGAAGAAAGCCTCGTTCCGATGGAGCGCGTCGAGCGCGCGATCATCGTCCTGCGGGGGCAGCGGGTCATTCTCGACGCGGAGCTCGCCGCGATGTACGGGGTGGGCACGCGCGAGATCGTGCAGGCGGCGCAGCGCAACCCGGAACGGTTCCCGGCGGACTTCGTGTTTCAGCTTACAATTCAGGAGCTTGGCTTCTTGAGATCACAGTCTGTGATATCAAGTTCCGGGGGACACGGGGGACGGCGGGCCCTCCCGTACGCCTTCACCGAACAGGGTGTCGCGATGCTCTCCAGCGTGCTGCGAAGCCCGCGCGCGGTCCGGGTCAACGTGGAGATCATGCGCACCTTCGTGCGCCTGCGGCGGATGCTCCAAGCCGACGCCGGGCTCGCCCGCAAGCTCGAGGAGCTCGAGAAGAGATACGACGCGCAGTTTCGGGTCGTCTTCGACGCCATCCGCGAGCTGATGGCGCCGCTCGTGAAGCAGAAGAAGCGCATCGGCTTCGGGGAAGGGTGA
- a CDS encoding zinc-ribbon domain-containing protein produces the protein METGATMNVSCPQCNHAYKLDESRIPENGQRMRCPKCTCTFRVYRDGRVAEATSLAPSGATATMPARPSVAPKRPQRGPRPSGLSDAPTAAARELDPDLPAPKSSSLFDLDMDLPALKTERPDPFGDIDLPTPVTGADLPAPKRAPAAPFGADIPAPDRLDPFGDLPTPSKRAAGQPATQKYEDPFADIDLPAPVTGVDLPTPKRDDPFGEIDLPTPATGVDLPTPKRADPFGEIDLPTPATGVDLPTPKYDDPFGDIDLPTPSGIDLPTPSCANLPTPAGAPDGLAPKALGAAPPPPPASRERVQSPGSTDFGEIDLGGEPEKRSGSSDEFDEFPTAEDKDERRSGLALDRGGLDLADSPPVSSGTIIDNAPPDAKDRKGAKFEGRRRLERQSRRVKVTLLTLLVLFVVGGAALSFTDFGPFGVNLIAELLPDAAEDKVVGQTRAKIEKRLQADTYAALEDAIRELESARREYPENEDLTLLGVFLHNWHEAHFRSGIAHMQKATRLLGGIDLDKSESPYAALAKSSSDVVALRGEAAAKELAKLPNPSPDELALQVEALLTTGDHAKALAQAKKLSAREKSARADFLVARALDDGPGSADALAALEALVAKHPKHAGGRLALAALLLDRERRSSTRVEALLEPVVETVESGPREKARAHALKGRAYLRNRQFQKAVDEFQAATALNPDDIDLLVGKGFLALSQDDVPGAVTLFVKARGEDSASVDAKLGHADTMYRQDLLGDAKSLVADLLPGNPGNAYAHYLMGRIDLALKSFEEAEKELNAALGADDELVEAYVALSDLYTKTGRDTEAMAILDKAGEKAPGSALIKLTLADAYATRGDYATAIVALNDALDVEPDDARTHFRMAQMYRRLGSSSDAEAALGEVISRSPSYPGLALEQGLLLESTGRLAEALAAYERALAATPDDPAAKLRVGAASIMLRDYAKAEPLLAEAVAAMPKSADANYHMGELLRQTERAADSIPYFRAAIELDEKNAMNHLRLGMALMAMHDSSRAALSVDRARALDPELAEAPLRAGEIKLRAGSARDAIALFEEALAKDPKLSEAYGLIGTACEELADFGAALRYYKRAVQELPDDAELNFKLGITLLQTVGHQTALAPLSKAVALADKPGDATPAWLPEAYYRLGVLQQVSKQPQAALASFRRYLEIAPEKAIDRPEVESRLEQLVNAP, from the coding sequence GTGGAGACAGGTGCGACGATGAACGTGAGCTGCCCGCAGTGCAACCACGCCTACAAACTGGACGAATCCCGCATCCCGGAGAACGGGCAACGCATGCGCTGCCCCAAGTGCACGTGCACGTTCCGCGTCTACCGGGACGGGCGCGTCGCGGAGGCGACCTCCCTGGCGCCCAGCGGCGCGACGGCGACCATGCCAGCGCGGCCCTCGGTCGCGCCGAAACGTCCGCAGCGCGGCCCGCGGCCCTCGGGGCTTTCTGATGCGCCGACCGCGGCGGCGAGGGAGCTCGACCCCGACCTGCCGGCGCCCAAGTCGTCCAGCCTGTTCGATCTCGACATGGATCTGCCGGCGCTCAAGACCGAGCGGCCCGATCCGTTCGGCGACATCGACCTCCCGACCCCGGTGACCGGCGCCGACCTGCCGGCTCCGAAGAGGGCGCCGGCGGCGCCGTTCGGGGCGGACATCCCGGCGCCCGATCGGCTGGATCCGTTCGGCGATCTCCCGACCCCGTCCAAGCGGGCCGCGGGCCAACCCGCGACCCAGAAGTACGAGGATCCGTTCGCCGACATCGATCTCCCGGCGCCGGTGACCGGCGTCGACCTGCCGACCCCGAAGCGCGACGATCCGTTCGGCGAGATCGATCTCCCCACGCCGGCGACCGGCGTCGACCTGCCGACCCCGAAGCGCGCCGATCCGTTCGGCGAGATCGATCTCCCCACGCCGGCGACCGGCGTCGACCTGCCGACCCCGAAGTACGACGATCCGTTCGGCGATATCGATCTGCCCACACCGTCAGGCATCGACCTGCCCACGCCATCCTGCGCCAACCTGCCGACGCCCGCCGGCGCCCCGGACGGCCTCGCGCCCAAGGCTCTCGGCGCGGCTCCGCCTCCGCCCCCGGCTTCGCGCGAGCGCGTGCAGAGCCCCGGGTCGACCGACTTCGGAGAGATCGACCTGGGCGGCGAACCGGAGAAGAGGAGCGGCTCCTCGGACGAGTTCGACGAGTTCCCCACGGCGGAGGACAAGGACGAGCGCCGATCGGGTTTGGCGCTCGATCGCGGCGGGCTCGACCTCGCCGACAGCCCGCCCGTGTCCTCGGGGACGATCATCGACAACGCCCCGCCCGATGCGAAGGACAGGAAGGGGGCCAAGTTCGAAGGAAGGCGCCGTCTGGAACGGCAGAGCCGCCGCGTGAAGGTGACGCTGCTCACCCTGCTCGTCCTGTTCGTCGTGGGCGGCGCCGCGCTCAGCTTCACCGACTTCGGGCCGTTCGGCGTGAACCTGATAGCCGAGCTCCTCCCGGACGCCGCGGAGGACAAGGTCGTCGGTCAGACCAGGGCGAAAATCGAGAAGCGGCTTCAGGCCGACACGTACGCGGCGCTCGAAGACGCGATCCGAGAGCTCGAGTCCGCCCGCCGGGAGTACCCGGAGAACGAGGACCTCACGCTGCTCGGCGTCTTCCTGCACAACTGGCACGAGGCGCATTTCAGGAGCGGCATCGCGCACATGCAGAAGGCGACCCGGCTCCTCGGTGGCATCGATCTGGACAAGTCCGAGTCGCCCTACGCGGCGCTGGCCAAGTCGAGCAGCGACGTCGTCGCCCTGCGCGGGGAGGCCGCGGCCAAGGAGCTCGCGAAGCTGCCCAACCCCTCGCCGGACGAGCTCGCCCTGCAAGTCGAGGCGCTCCTCACGACCGGGGATCACGCGAAGGCGCTCGCGCAGGCGAAGAAGCTCTCCGCCCGAGAGAAGTCGGCGCGCGCCGACTTCCTGGTCGCGAGGGCGCTCGACGACGGCCCGGGAAGCGCGGACGCGCTCGCGGCGCTCGAGGCGCTCGTCGCGAAGCACCCGAAGCACGCGGGCGGACGGCTCGCCCTCGCCGCGCTGCTGCTCGACAGGGAGCGGCGCAGCTCCACGCGCGTCGAGGCGCTGCTCGAGCCCGTGGTGGAAACCGTCGAGTCCGGCCCGCGGGAGAAGGCGCGGGCGCACGCGCTGAAAGGCCGGGCCTACCTCAGGAACCGCCAGTTCCAGAAGGCGGTCGACGAGTTCCAAGCCGCGACGGCGCTCAACCCCGACGATATCGATCTCCTCGTGGGGAAGGGTTTCCTCGCTCTGAGCCAGGACGACGTGCCCGGCGCGGTGACGCTGTTCGTCAAGGCGCGCGGCGAGGACTCGGCCAGCGTTGACGCGAAGCTCGGGCACGCCGACACGATGTACCGGCAGGATCTGCTCGGCGACGCGAAGTCGCTTGTCGCCGACCTGCTGCCCGGGAACCCCGGCAACGCCTACGCGCACTACTTGATGGGACGCATCGACCTGGCGCTCAAGAGCTTCGAGGAGGCCGAGAAGGAGCTCAACGCCGCGTTGGGCGCCGACGACGAGCTCGTCGAGGCGTACGTCGCGCTGTCGGATCTCTACACGAAGACCGGCCGCGATACGGAGGCGATGGCGATCCTGGACAAGGCCGGGGAGAAGGCGCCGGGCTCGGCGCTCATCAAGCTCACGCTCGCGGACGCCTACGCGACCCGCGGCGACTACGCCACGGCGATCGTGGCGCTCAACGACGCGCTCGACGTCGAGCCCGACGACGCGCGCACCCACTTCCGCATGGCCCAGATGTACAGAAGGCTCGGCAGCTCCTCGGACGCCGAAGCTGCGCTCGGCGAGGTGATCTCCAGGAGCCCGAGCTACCCCGGCCTCGCCCTCGAGCAGGGTCTCCTGCTCGAGTCGACGGGCCGGCTCGCGGAGGCGCTCGCCGCGTACGAGCGCGCCCTCGCAGCCACGCCCGACGATCCCGCGGCGAAGCTTCGCGTCGGCGCGGCGTCGATCATGCTGCGGGACTACGCGAAGGCGGAGCCGCTGCTGGCCGAGGCGGTCGCCGCGATGCCGAAGTCGGCAGACGCGAACTACCACATGGGCGAGCTCCTGCGGCAGACCGAGCGCGCTGCCGACTCGATCCCGTACTTCCGCGCGGCTATCGAGCTGGACGAGAAGAACGCCATGAACCACCTGCGCCTCGGGATGGCGCTCATGGCGATGCACGACTCGTCTCGTGCCGCCCTCTCGGTCGACCGGGCGCGGGCGCTCGACCCCGAGCTGGCCGAGGCGCCCTTGCGGGCCGGCGAGATCAAGCTCCGGGCCGGGAGCGCGCGCGACGCTATCGCGCTGTTCGAGGAGGCGCTCGCCAAGGATCCCAAGCTGTCCGAGGCGTACGGGCTGATCGGCACAGCGTGCGAGGAGCTCGCCGACTTCGGCGCCGCGCTGCGCTACTACAAGCGAGCGGTGCAGGAGCTTCCGGACGACGCCGAGCTCAACTTCAAGCTCGGCATCACCTTGCTCCAGACGGTCGGCCACCAGACCGCGCTCGCGCCGCTCTCCAAGGCCGTGGCGCTCGCGGACAAGCCCGGCGACGCGACGCCGGCCTGGCTGCCAGAGGCGTACTACCGGCTCGGCGTGCTGCAACAGGTCTCGAAGCAGCCCCAGGCGGCGCTCGCGTCTTTCAGGCGCTACCTCGAGATCGCCCCGGAGAAGGCGATCGACCGCCCGGAGGTCGAGTCCCGCCTCGAGCAGCTGGTCAACGCGCCCTGA
- a CDS encoding thrombospondin type 3 repeat-containing protein, whose product MLKEIVLAAALSGALALGGCADDGTDPGSADGDTDSDSDSDADTETSTDPADDNDGDGLTNGQEEELGTDPNLIDTDGDGYSDFAEWATGTDPNDSGSTPFGEGYFIFISPYSWEPSPQQAVLVLTSGDATTDLSTLLTDDGTDGEDATALMERVTPNTVGGVEDPLNPGAFCAGGLATADDDDDLVPDRFVDVPPGTTVCFDIFPARNETIPPTGAMAAYGAFLDVVGDGDAVLDTRSVFFFVPD is encoded by the coding sequence ATGTTGAAAGAGATCGTTCTTGCGGCGGCGCTCTCGGGCGCGCTCGCCCTCGGCGGGTGCGCGGACGACGGGACCGACCCGGGAAGCGCCGACGGCGACACGGACTCCGACTCCGACTCGGACGCCGACACGGAGACGAGCACCGATCCCGCCGACGACAACGACGGCGACGGGCTCACCAACGGGCAGGAGGAGGAGCTCGGCACCGACCCCAACCTCATCGACACGGACGGCGACGGCTACTCCGACTTCGCCGAGTGGGCCACCGGAACCGACCCCAACGACTCGGGCTCCACCCCGTTCGGAGAAGGGTACTTCATCTTCATCTCGCCCTACTCCTGGGAGCCGTCGCCGCAGCAGGCGGTCCTCGTGCTCACCTCGGGCGACGCGACGACCGACCTGTCGACCCTGCTGACCGACGACGGGACCGACGGCGAGGACGCCACGGCGCTCATGGAGCGCGTCACGCCGAACACCGTCGGCGGCGTCGAGGATCCCCTGAACCCGGGCGCCTTCTGCGCGGGCGGGCTCGCCACCGCGGACGACGACGACGACCTCGTGCCGGATCGATTCGTCGACGTGCCGCCGGGCACGACGGTCTGCTTCGACATCTTCCCGGCCAGGAACGAGACGATCCCGCCGACCGGCGCCATGGCCGCGTACGGGGCGTTCCTCGACGTCGTCGGCGACGGCGACGCGGTGCTCGACACCCGTTCGGTCTTCTTCTTCGTCCCTGACTAG
- the priA gene encoding primosomal protein N' yields the protein MSLWRVAVPVPLRRSFVYEIPAALGVPLRGARALVPFGRRRLTGYLLGAAEAGEADGLAVRPALALLDETPALPEDLVDLLTAAADYYLHPLGEVLRAALPPGIDPKSARDDFKARIGRPQETVATALPGAAERVAEIARRAPKRAAVLERIAAHGTVRAADLRGVADGLTAHLKRLAADGLVALSARDRPPDPFVGAAVERDLPPVLTGDQAKAVAAISLRLEERRYGGFLLQGVTGSGKTEVYLRVIERALDRGLGALVLVPEITLTPQLVRRYRARFGEGLAVWHSGLTDRERFDQWRLLRSGEVRVAIGVRSAVFAPVHDLAVIVVDEEHDGSFKQERGFPYHARDLALLRAARANAVAILGSATPSLEAHDNARSGKLTRLVLAHRATSLPLPRVEVVDLRYHRAGPGGQRVVSGPLHAALHETLARGEQAILFLNRRGFAPSLTCAACGQVRRCDDCAVSLTLHKRPAGLVCHYCGARHPPPDRCPACGGAELKPVGVGTEKAEEILHALFPDARVARLDRDVASGRGAEEVLDKLRTGEIDVLVGTQMVTKGHDFPRVTLVGVLLADVGLHMPDFRAAERTFQLLTQVAGRAGRSELGGRALIQTYSPDHPAIVAARTHDFEGFAALELKSRAELGYPPFGRLLALRLSGPDGGRVESAARELCRALGDARRRSGTRGAAIDILGPAPAPIAMVQGRHRWRVLLRGKRRDELRRLVLGASDVVESPPNGVRIRIDVDPVSML from the coding sequence ATGAGCCTGTGGCGGGTAGCGGTCCCGGTGCCGCTGCGCCGGTCGTTCGTCTACGAGATCCCCGCCGCGCTCGGCGTCCCGCTGCGCGGCGCGCGCGCGCTCGTCCCGTTCGGGCGCCGGCGCCTGACAGGGTACCTGCTCGGCGCCGCCGAGGCGGGCGAAGCGGACGGCCTCGCGGTGCGCCCGGCCCTCGCGCTGCTCGACGAGACTCCGGCGCTCCCGGAGGATCTCGTCGATCTGCTCACCGCCGCGGCCGACTACTACCTGCACCCGCTCGGCGAGGTGCTCCGCGCCGCCCTGCCGCCGGGCATCGATCCGAAAAGCGCGCGAGACGATTTCAAGGCGCGGATCGGGCGCCCTCAGGAAACCGTCGCCACCGCGCTCCCGGGCGCCGCGGAGCGGGTCGCCGAGATCGCGAGGCGCGCCCCGAAGCGGGCCGCCGTGCTCGAACGGATCGCCGCTCACGGCACTGTGCGCGCCGCCGATCTGCGCGGGGTGGCGGACGGCCTCACGGCGCACCTCAAGCGCCTCGCCGCGGACGGCCTGGTGGCGCTCTCCGCGCGGGACCGGCCGCCCGACCCGTTCGTCGGCGCCGCTGTCGAGCGGGACCTGCCTCCGGTGCTGACGGGCGATCAGGCGAAGGCGGTCGCGGCGATCTCGCTGCGCCTCGAGGAGCGGCGGTACGGCGGCTTCCTCCTGCAGGGCGTGACCGGCTCCGGGAAGACCGAGGTGTACCTCCGCGTGATCGAGCGGGCCCTCGATCGCGGGCTCGGGGCGCTCGTGCTCGTGCCGGAGATCACGCTCACGCCGCAGCTCGTGCGGCGGTACCGGGCGCGCTTCGGGGAGGGGCTCGCGGTGTGGCACTCGGGGCTCACCGATCGCGAAAGGTTCGACCAGTGGCGGCTCCTCCGATCCGGCGAGGTCCGCGTCGCCATCGGCGTGCGGTCGGCGGTGTTCGCGCCGGTGCACGATCTCGCCGTGATCGTGGTCGACGAGGAGCACGACGGCTCGTTCAAGCAGGAGCGTGGCTTCCCGTACCACGCCCGCGACCTCGCGCTGCTCCGGGCCGCGCGCGCGAACGCGGTGGCGATCCTCGGCTCCGCGACGCCGTCGCTCGAGGCGCACGACAACGCCCGGAGCGGCAAGCTGACGCGGCTCGTGCTCGCGCACCGCGCCACCTCGCTGCCTCTGCCGCGCGTCGAGGTCGTGGATCTCCGGTACCACCGCGCCGGGCCGGGCGGACAGCGCGTCGTGAGCGGGCCGCTGCACGCGGCGCTGCACGAGACGCTCGCGCGCGGCGAGCAGGCGATCCTGTTCCTGAACCGGCGGGGGTTCGCGCCGAGCCTGACGTGCGCCGCGTGCGGGCAGGTCAGGCGCTGCGACGACTGCGCGGTGTCGCTGACGCTGCACAAGCGGCCGGCGGGGCTCGTGTGCCACTACTGCGGCGCGCGGCACCCGCCGCCGGACAGGTGCCCGGCGTGCGGCGGGGCCGAGCTGAAGCCTGTCGGCGTCGGCACCGAGAAGGCGGAGGAGATCCTGCACGCCCTCTTCCCCGACGCGCGCGTCGCCCGCCTCGATCGCGACGTGGCGTCCGGCCGCGGCGCCGAGGAGGTGCTCGACAAGCTGCGCACCGGCGAGATCGACGTGCTCGTCGGCACGCAGATGGTGACCAAGGGGCACGACTTCCCGCGCGTGACGCTCGTCGGCGTGCTGCTCGCCGACGTCGGGCTGCACATGCCCGACTTCCGCGCCGCGGAGCGGACCTTCCAGCTGCTCACGCAGGTCGCGGGCCGCGCGGGCCGATCCGAACTCGGCGGGCGCGCGCTGATCCAGACGTACAGCCCGGACCATCCGGCGATCGTCGCGGCGCGAACGCACGACTTCGAGGGGTTCGCCGCCCTGGAGCTGAAGAGCCGCGCCGAGCTCGGCTACCCGCCCTTCGGCCGCCTGCTCGCGCTGCGCCTGAGCGGTCCGGACGGCGGGCGCGTCGAGTCGGCGGCGCGCGAGCTGTGCCGGGCGCTCGGGGACGCGCGGCGGCGTTCGGGGACCCGCGGCGCGGCGATCGACATCCTCGGGCCGGCGCCCGCGCCGATCGCCATGGTGCAGGGCCGGCACCGCTGGCGCGTCCTCCTGCGCGGCAAGCGGCGCGACGAGCTGCGCCGCCTCGTCCTCGGCGCGAGCGATGTCGTCGAGTCCCCGCCGAACGGTGTCCGCATCCGGATCGACGTCGACCCGGTGAGCATGTTGTGA